In one window of Limnohabitans sp. MORI2 DNA:
- a CDS encoding cell division protein ZipA C-terminal FtsZ-binding domain-containing protein has product MSTLQIGLAIAGGVVLAGVVAHSTWTSRKNKPRQAEPLPQDKSIEPAAYAPDYGQPQEPSFDVPVSFEPHHEPEALATPSSIAPTYETSGGLDPVSDMARSMMEEATAHAQRVPDEAELARIAEAKAAAAKAAAERAAQQASQAPEVAPTAPSVAKVMASATSDLPPPEKRPALDALIDVIAAIEIDSPIFGDAALAALPATRRVGSKLFSVEGLNADTGLWELPRHGQRYSAFQSGVQLANRTGPLNEIEFSEFVTKTQAFADAINAAPEFPDMLEEVARARELDSFASAHDAQLSFTLKATKAAWSPGYVQQNAARLGFIAGVLPGRMVVPAPTAGLPPILGLTFDSQAAMSEDPTQSAIYELTLSLDVPQVDRKEEPYARMIQTAYELARVMDGAISDDNGQALSEAAISAIARDLMALYDTLDARDLSAGSPQARRLFS; this is encoded by the coding sequence ATGAGTACTCTTCAAATTGGTTTAGCAATTGCAGGCGGCGTGGTCTTGGCGGGTGTGGTGGCACACAGCACATGGACATCGCGTAAAAACAAGCCCCGTCAGGCCGAGCCGCTGCCACAAGACAAAAGCATCGAGCCTGCGGCCTACGCGCCCGACTATGGCCAGCCGCAAGAGCCGTCATTTGATGTGCCTGTGAGTTTCGAACCTCATCACGAACCCGAGGCATTGGCAACGCCCAGCAGCATTGCACCCACCTATGAAACCAGCGGCGGCCTAGACCCCGTGAGTGACATGGCCCGCAGCATGATGGAAGAGGCCACGGCTCACGCCCAACGCGTGCCGGATGAAGCTGAACTGGCTCGCATCGCCGAAGCCAAAGCCGCTGCGGCGAAAGCTGCGGCAGAGCGCGCCGCTCAGCAAGCAAGCCAAGCGCCCGAGGTGGCGCCAACTGCTCCCAGTGTGGCCAAGGTCATGGCCTCCGCCACCTCTGACTTGCCCCCGCCCGAAAAGCGTCCCGCCCTTGACGCCCTGATCGATGTCATCGCGGCCATCGAAATTGACAGCCCCATCTTTGGCGATGCAGCTTTGGCAGCCTTGCCCGCCACGCGCCGCGTGGGTAGCAAACTGTTCAGTGTGGAAGGCCTCAACGCGGATACTGGTCTTTGGGAGCTACCCCGCCACGGTCAGCGTTACAGCGCGTTCCAGTCGGGCGTGCAGCTGGCCAACCGTACCGGCCCCTTGAATGAAATCGAGTTCTCCGAGTTCGTCACCAAAACACAAGCATTTGCCGATGCCATCAACGCCGCGCCTGAATTTCCAGACATGCTGGAAGAAGTGGCCCGTGCTCGCGAACTCGACAGTTTTGCCAGCGCACATGACGCGCAATTGAGCTTCACCTTGAAGGCCACCAAAGCCGCTTGGAGCCCAGGCTACGTGCAGCAAAACGCGGCACGCTTGGGCTTTATTGCCGGTGTGTTGCCAGGCCGCATGGTGGTGCCTGCACCCACGGCAGGCTTGCCCCCCATCTTGGGGCTCACCTTTGACTCGCAAGCTGCGATGTCGGAAGACCCCACGCAATCGGCCATTTATGAGCTCACCTTGTCACTCGATGTGCCGCAAGTGGATCGCAAAGAAGAGCCGTATGCCCGCATGATTCAAACCGCTTATGAACTGGCGCGTGTGATGGATGGCGCCATTTCAGACGACAACGGCCAAGCCTTGTCTGAGGCGGCCATCAGTGCCATTGCCCGCGACCTCATGGCCTTGTACGACACACTCGACGCGCGTGATTTGTCGGCAGGCTCGCCGCAAGCGCGTCGCTTGTTCAGCTAA
- the ligA gene encoding NAD-dependent DNA ligase LigA: MSTADLFSGSAANSDGGGDAQQGDVAAQAAALRKQLHHHGHQYYVLDAPTIPDAEYDRLFKALQALEAAYPELLTPDSPTQRVGGKPLDAFAKVTHRVPMLSIRTETDTEASGAEAFDTRIRKELGLSDAEPAVDYVAELKFDGLAMSLRYEHGVLVQAATRGDGETGEDVTQNIRTIGQIPLRLPANAPAVLEVRGEVHMTRADFEALNERQRTRIAAGEKGEKTFVNPRNAAAGAVRQLDPAIAAQRPLSFFAYGLGDITPAEDGGPVFNTHYDLLMALKAWGFPVAEQTACVQGAAGLVDFHQRMGQARDALPFDIDGVVYKVNSLAAQRQLGFVTREPRWAVAHKYPAQEQLTTVQAIEVQVGRTGKLTPVAKLAPVFVGGVTVTNATLHNEDEARRKDVRVGDTVVVRRAGDVIPEVVSVLPEKRLQDAQIFTMPHSCPVCGSVAVREEGEADYRCTGGLFCSAQRKQAILHYAHRRAVEIEDLGDKLVDQLVDAGVIKTLPDLYRMGFTALVNLERMAEKSANNVLASIEKSKQTTLPRFLFGLGIRHVGEATAKELARHFGKMDAIMDATLEQLLQVADVGPIVAQSIRTFFDQPHNREVVEQLRACGVTWTEGEPTEGASLPLAGQTFVLTGTLPTLSRDQAKDMLEALGAKVAGSVSKKTHCVVAGAEAGSKLDKAQELGIKVLDEAGLLALVAESGGAAPSAA, translated from the coding sequence ATGAGCACCGCTGACTTATTTAGCGGCTCTGCCGCTAACTCCGATGGTGGCGGCGATGCCCAGCAAGGCGACGTCGCTGCGCAAGCCGCCGCCTTGCGCAAGCAACTTCACCACCACGGCCATCAGTACTACGTGCTGGACGCGCCCACCATCCCCGATGCCGAATACGACCGCTTGTTCAAAGCGCTTCAAGCATTAGAAGCGGCATACCCCGAACTGCTCACCCCCGATTCACCCACCCAGCGCGTGGGTGGCAAGCCCTTGGACGCGTTTGCCAAGGTCACGCACCGCGTGCCCATGCTCAGCATTCGCACTGAGACCGACACCGAAGCCAGCGGCGCTGAAGCCTTTGACACCCGCATCCGCAAAGAACTGGGCTTGAGCGATGCCGAGCCCGCAGTGGACTACGTGGCCGAGCTGAAGTTTGACGGCCTCGCCATGAGCCTGCGCTACGAACACGGTGTGCTGGTGCAAGCCGCCACCCGAGGTGATGGCGAAACCGGCGAGGACGTGACCCAAAACATCCGCACCATTGGCCAAATCCCGCTGCGCTTGCCAGCCAACGCGCCTGCCGTGCTGGAAGTGCGCGGCGAGGTCCACATGACCCGCGCCGACTTTGAGGCCCTCAACGAGCGCCAACGCACCCGCATCGCCGCAGGCGAAAAGGGCGAAAAAACCTTTGTGAATCCGCGCAATGCCGCAGCCGGAGCCGTGCGTCAGCTCGACCCCGCCATTGCCGCACAGCGCCCCTTGAGCTTCTTTGCCTATGGCTTGGGTGACATCACGCCCGCCGAAGACGGTGGCCCCGTGTTCAACACCCACTACGACTTGCTCATGGCTTTGAAAGCCTGGGGCTTCCCCGTGGCCGAGCAAACCGCGTGTGTGCAAGGCGCGGCGGGCTTGGTGGACTTTCACCAACGCATGGGGCAAGCGCGTGATGCCTTGCCTTTTGACATTGACGGCGTGGTCTACAAGGTCAACAGCTTGGCCGCGCAGCGTCAGCTGGGCTTCGTCACCCGCGAACCCCGCTGGGCCGTCGCGCACAAATACCCCGCGCAAGAACAGCTCACCACTGTGCAAGCCATTGAAGTGCAAGTGGGCCGCACCGGCAAACTCACACCTGTGGCCAAGCTCGCGCCCGTATTTGTGGGTGGCGTGACCGTGACCAACGCCACCTTGCACAACGAAGACGAGGCCCGCCGCAAAGACGTGCGCGTGGGCGACACCGTGGTGGTGCGCCGCGCGGGCGATGTGATTCCCGAAGTCGTGTCGGTGCTGCCTGAAAAACGCTTGCAAGACGCGCAAATCTTCACCATGCCTCACAGCTGCCCCGTGTGCGGCAGCGTGGCCGTGCGCGAAGAAGGCGAGGCCGACTATCGCTGCACGGGCGGGCTGTTTTGCAGCGCCCAGCGCAAGCAAGCCATCCTGCACTACGCGCATCGCCGCGCGGTGGAGATTGAAGACTTGGGCGACAAGCTGGTGGATCAGCTGGTAGACGCCGGCGTCATCAAAACCTTGCCCGACCTCTACCGCATGGGCTTTACCGCCTTGGTCAACTTAGAGCGCATGGCCGAAAAGTCGGCCAACAACGTGCTGGCCAGCATTGAAAAGTCCAAGCAAACCACGCTGCCGCGCTTTTTGTTTGGCCTCGGTATTCGCCACGTGGGCGAGGCCACGGCGAAAGAGCTGGCACGCCACTTCGGCAAGATGGACGCCATCATGGATGCCACGCTGGAGCAATTGCTGCAAGTGGCCGATGTCGGACCCATCGTGGCGCAAAGCATTCGCACCTTCTTTGACCAGCCCCACAACCGCGAGGTGGTGGAGCAGCTGCGTGCTTGTGGCGTGACGTGGACAGAGGGCGAACCCACCGAAGGAGCAAGCCTGCCACTGGCTGGCCAAACCTTTGTGCTGACTGGCACCTTGCCTACGCTGAGCCGCGACCAAGCCAAAGACATGCTCGAAGCCCTAGGCGCCAAAGTGGCAGGCAGTGTGAGCAAGAAAACCCATTGCGTGGTGGCTGGGGCAGAGGCGGGCAGCAAGCTCGACAAAGCGCAAGAGCTGGGCATCAAAGTGCTAGACGAAGCGGGGCTCTTGGCATTGGTGGCCGAGTCTGGCGGTGCGGCGCCCAGCGCAGCTTGA
- the def gene encoding peptide deformylase, with the protein MAVREILKMGDARLLRIAQPVTAFNTPELHALLKDLDDTMQAANGAGLAAPQIGVDLQVVVFGSGEVNPRYPDAPVVPYTVLINPVLTPIGDEEEEGWEGCLSVPGLRGVVPRFKHLRYQGFDETGQPIDRTVEGFHARVVQHECDHLIGKLYPMRVRDFSRFGYTEVLFPGLDDADD; encoded by the coding sequence ATGGCTGTTCGCGAGATTTTGAAAATGGGCGATGCCCGCTTGTTGCGCATAGCTCAGCCGGTAACTGCATTCAACACGCCTGAGTTGCATGCGTTGCTCAAAGACCTGGACGACACCATGCAAGCCGCCAATGGTGCAGGCCTTGCAGCGCCGCAAATTGGTGTCGATTTGCAAGTGGTGGTGTTTGGCTCGGGCGAGGTCAACCCACGCTACCCCGATGCGCCGGTGGTGCCTTACACCGTGCTCATCAACCCCGTCCTCACCCCGATTGGGGATGAGGAAGAAGAGGGCTGGGAAGGTTGCTTATCCGTGCCGGGATTGCGCGGCGTTGTGCCACGTTTCAAACATTTGCGTTACCAAGGTTTTGACGAGACAGGCCAACCCATTGACCGCACGGTAGAGGGCTTTCATGCGCGGGTGGTGCAGCACGAGTGCGACCACCTGATTGGCAAGCTGTACCCCATGCGGGTGCGTGACTTCTCGCGCTTTGGTTATACCGAGGTGTTGTTTCCGGGCTTGGATGACGCAGACGATTAA